A genomic window from Silene latifolia isolate original U9 population chromosome Y, ASM4854445v1, whole genome shotgun sequence includes:
- the LOC141629472 gene encoding uncharacterized protein LOC141629472 yields MLPEASRRICARHLYANFKQEWPGDLLKNYFWIASKAHNGFVFTKAMEQIKKNSVAAYNYLMDVPLELWARHKFDQSVKVGEVTNNLVESFNASIRELRGLPILSMLEGLRRKCMKNMHKKRNAVTKWNSSVCPRVKEMCDRAWDDGYYCIPISAGEGLYDVKDGNHYYNVNLRKWTCDCQSWQNLGIPCKHAASVVRHTRGKMEQYVHSYYSAHRYAQVYQGTIPPIPDFTKWLEDEEPKLNPPEVTRRPGRPKTQRRREKGESAKMKRSTVVKCSVCGTLGHNKRGCQGGETRKSKRASGTRMQNGESRKTIRAT; encoded by the coding sequence ATGCTACCCGAGGCAAGTAGAAGAATATGTGCTAGACATTTGTATGCAAATTTCAAGCAAGAATGGCCCGGTGACTTATTGAAGAATTACTTTTGGATTGCTTCTAAAGCACACAATGGGTTTGTGTTTACAAAGGCAATGGAGCAAATTAAGAAGAATAGTGTAGCTGCGTACAATTATTTAATGGACGTGCCTTTGGAGTTATGGGCGAGACACAAATTTGATCAATCTGTAAAGGTAGGCGAAGTAACTAATAATTTAGTGGAGTCATTCAATGCATCAATTAGAGAGTTAAGGGGCTTACCAATATTGTCCATGCTTGAGGGGTTAAGGAGAAAGTGCATGAAAAATATGCACAAGAAGAGAAATGCAGTTACAAAATGGAATTCGTCTGTTTGCCCCAGAGTCAAGGAAATGTGTGACCGGGCGTGGGATGACGGCTACTATTGCATTCCAATATCAGCGGGGGAAGGATTGTATGATGTGAAAGATGGTAATCATTACTACAATGTGAATCTTAGGAAATGGACTTGCGATTGTCAAAGTTGGCAAAATTTGGGTATTCCCTGTAAGCATGCAGCGTCAGTCGTTAGGCATACAAGAGGCAAGATGGAACAATATGTGCATTCTTATTACTCCGCACATAGGTATGCCCAAGTTTATCAAGGTACAATCCCTCCGATTCCTGACTTTACCAAGTGGCTTGAAGATGAGGAGCCAAAATTAAACCCTCCTGAGGTAACAAGGAGGCCCGGAAGACCTAAGACTCAAAGGCGTAGAGAAAAGGGAGAATCAGCTAAAATGAAGAGAAGCACAGTTGTTAAGTGTTCAGTATGCGGGACTCTTGGGCATAACAAAAGAGGTTGTCAAGGTGGGGAGACGAGAAAAAGTAAAAGGGCATCTGGAACAAGAATGCAAAATGGAGAATCAAGGAAGACTATACGAGCTACTTGA